ACTCTCTGTGCAGAGCCTTCCCTGTTCTTCATGGAATGCAGCAGGTGTCTGGGCTCTCCCACAGCCCCGTCCCTGACTGCCTGGCTGGGAAGGCTCCACATCCATCCTGGTGCTGGTGCTCGtccatctcccctcccctccgTGAGGGGCTCCCAGCCCCCAGTCCCTCCATTTCTCATAGAGCTGGAGCTCTTTAGGCCCAAGGCTGAGGAGATATCCCCTGATGACAGGGGATTCAGTTGGGGGACAACAGCCTGGCCACTTGTCCAGAGCATGAGGACAGCTCTCTAAGGGTTGCCTCTATCAGGAGTAGATCTCTTAGATCTTAAATCTCTGGCTTCTTGGGGTCCTGAGGTATCAGGTGACAGGAGAACCTGGCTTGGCTGGATAAATCTTGGATAATTCCATGACTTAGTGGAGCCAGCAGGAATAATGGGAGCAGGTGATACAGTGGCTCAGGCTTGTCTCCTTGAAGTGCATTTTGAGTCCATATAAATGACAATTCTAGGCTCAGAGTTGACCTGAAggaaatgcagtttttaaaacaCAGCCTCTTCTCAGTGCCATCACCAAAATGATCAGCAAGGCCAGCTGAGTCATTCCTGAAAATGCTACCTGGTCTTTTAATTTAAACACATTTCCCCCTCTATTCTCCTCTAGATCACAGCCTCCCCTCAGATAATATTTTTGCATTTCGAGATATATAGCATTTATATATGACCATGGAGAATCTTCCAGAAAGATCTAGCCCACAGGGGGATTACAGGgaatcctttttgtttgtttgtttttgtttttgctatgcTGAAGTtgcaaagatgaaaacaaaaggaTTTGTGGTCTAAAGGGAGGATAGAAAGAGTCTAAAACTCATCCCCACAGGACTTCTCAGAAGAGGCAAGCTGGCTCCAAGCTGGCCCTGCCGTCCCCCGCCAGCCTGGTGCAGGGTGCGTGCTACAGAGACAACACTGGATCGTCTTTTTCAGAGAGGGACAGGGTGCTGTGGCTTCCCACCCTCCTACAGGAGGGCTGCAGGAGGGCTGGACTCCcctctggggggaggggagtatTTGACATTGAAATTTTATACTGATTTAATTGGACTTTTTAATCCTTGATAAGGATCTGGAATCTTCCTGAGATAGCATTAAGAAAGATTCAACACAGCACAGGAGAAGGCAGTgaccaaaagcaaaataaagctgTTTCTTCTTGTGACTCACTGAGTTCCGATTGCTCAATACAGCAGTCAGAAGGCCCTCTGAAGATTTCTGTTCCAGGGGTCTCTCTGGTGTCTTTCGCCTTTTCCACCATCAGCCAATTAGTAAGGCAATTCGAAGGAGAACCTTCCCTCTTGGAGTTATTAATCATTACTCCAAGAATTCAGTGTTTCATGGCCAAAGAGTTGGTGAAATGGTAAATAAGGTGTCAATCTCAACAAGTTTTATGTCCCCAAACCTCACCTTATCCCCAGATCCTTGGTTCCTAGGGGGCACCTGTGGGTGATCAGGAATCCatctccttcctctctgtcttGGCCAACATTCCCTGCAGGTCAGCTCTGAGCCTGGAAGAGCTGAGGAATGCTGGAATCACTGAGCAGCAGGGGGCGCTGAGTGCAGAGGACAGGCAGGGACAGGTGGGTGGGGTCGAAAGGGAGAGTCTTTAAAATTGTACGCCTCTACCATACGGCATGTAGGCAGTGGGAGCTAAGCAGTTACAAAGAGAAGGCGGACGGGGTTTTGAAGATCAGAAGAGTATGAGATCCCTGGAATGGCCAAGAACTTCTACTGGAACTTCTTGGAGGATCAAGTCCTGTAGTTGGGGAGAgaggattgggggtggggagtgggggatgggagggCATGAGCCTCTGTGCCTCGGCCCTGAGCAGAAGGGGCACTAAGGCTGGGCTCTCAGTGTCTTCCTCACACCCCTGGCAGGGACACAGCTACCACAGGGAGGTGCAGAGCCCTCCGTGCCCCTCATGAGGGACTTCAGCTCCATGGTGGTTGGAAGGAAAGGGGAATGGGAGGGGGAGCTTTTCTGATGGAAGTAATCCAGGGAGGCCCCAAACTATCCGAGTACCTGTCCTTTAAACTCTCTGTAGGCCTGtcatctcttatttttcttttactgcattttccctccctcccttcctctctccccacctccttgACTCCCTCCCcgcctctcctttctttcctccccctttgccttcctcttttccttcttttctttccttctccctcctcccttcatTCCTTACTTCTATTCTTCCTTCTTTAGAGCATGTTTAGTTGGACAACTCCTATAATCTCTATTCTTACCTAGGCCTCCCGTATCTTCCTGGGCAGATGCCAAGAGTTTTCCTGTGAGGAAAGTCACAGAACTCTCTAAATGCCTGTGATTCAGCCTTCCTGCAGcctgtcatttaaattttttcattcattcactcactcattgattcattaattcattcatcactTACTCAGTTATTCAAACACAATACAATGCACTGACAAGGCACACCATGCATTCTGCAGTACACAGGAGAGTTGGTCTCTGTTCTTGAGTAGCTTACAATGTAGTGGGGCAGacagacaaataataaaataagcatgATCCAATGTGGTCAGTGTTGTAATATGGGGATATGGGAGTCAACCTTTGGTTGTCAGTCCCCTTTTGTCTGGAGTGACTCTAAGGAGAAGGATGTGTCCAGATGTTGTAACCTGCTATCAGCTGGGGATGAGAGGTGAGGGAGGTCACTGGCCTGTGAGAACAGCACTTGGATAAGTAGTGGGAGCAGAGGGGTAGATCTTTCATCTGTCCCTGGGCAGCCAGCCCAGATGGCAATACCAAGAGGAACGCCTGAGACCCAGGCTGTCCTCACCAGGAGGAAAAGATAATGTCAGTGCTGAGGGAAAATGGAACTGAGAGGGACATTGGAGTGAGCTGAGACAAAGTGAAGGGGGCAGAATAACAGGCTTGTTAAGAGCATCCATTTTGGAGTCAGACATTCTTGAGTTTGATTCCTGCTTCTCCAGTAACAGCTGGTGTCTGGGGAGAGAAAAGGCTGTAAACTGAGAGAGGCACGATAGGCCAAAGATGTGAGGGGTAAAATCAGAGACAGAAACAAGAAATCTATGGAAGCTGTCATGACATGGTTTGCAGATGAAAGTATATCTGAGAACCATGTGTCAGCATCTTAGTGACTGCGGTACTTATTTTAAGAGCTCCAGGAGCAGTTTCGGGGAGGGAGTGGTTCAAGTTGGCTGGATGCAAATTAGATGCAACCATAGCCAGAACACTGGGTTGAGTGGTGGTTGGAGGTACTTCTGAGCCTCCAAGCCTTGTTCTATAGCCCCTGTCACATGGCAGGTTCTGATTCTCTAGTTTTGTCCAGCCTGTGGCGTACCATTTCCAGCGCTGCACGTTGCTGCTGGGCCTGTGTGTTGGCGTAGCTCACATCCAGTGTGAGGTGTGGCGCAGCTCTTCCCCGGAAGCAAGGCCCTTCACCCCGTTCCCATTGGTTCTCCCCTGGCTGTTTTCAAACCAAACTTAAACTAATGGCCAAAGCTGTGACTCCTACTTCAATGAGTGTCTTGATTTTCTAGACCAATTTGGTGCATGTCTGGTATTAAACACCTCTCAGGGTCcttttgattttgaatttttttgatttttttgaattttaagaattaatttagagtttgataaaattatttttaaatttaataaatgcatGCATTTATCCATAGTTCCTCCCCTGCCTACTCTACTCAGTCCTTAACATCAATTTCTCTTAATTACTGCAATTTGACTGTAATTCAAGCTCTGTGAATTTCTCTGGCTTTCTGGTAGTCAAAACATGGTGGCACTCTTGGTTTACATGTAGGAACATTACTTCAACCTCAGGAGCAACTGAGTTTCACAATTTAGGCCAAAACATGCAACTTTATTGAGGGTGTGACTCCCACGTATCGGTGTCAGGGTAGCTTATAGCTACACAATAGATGTTTGCTTCTtggattatattaatttataattccGGCAAcacttctcattttcttctcttcttttttctaaagCTCTCATTTTGTGCACTGCAATCATCTCACTGACTAAACTCCCGGCTACGTCTCTGCCCCTTGACCTCATTTCTTGAAAGTATTGTTTCAGCCTCACCCCTCTCCCTGGATTTTTCTAGACTGACTGAGCTAACCTTCCTGCCTGAAGCTTACTTCCTTTTCTCCATGTTTTTATTCTGCTTCTCTACGCTGTTCTATCTTTCTTTGCTTCCTGATTCCCTGTTTCTTAATTAGGATCCCAGAAACAgcttatcaaaataaaatagtagCCCCATATCACTGACTGGAAGCTCCCAGATTGTGTCAACAGGTTTCGCAGAAGTCAGTCCTTCCACTGAGAGCAGCAGGGCCTCACACCAACCCTACCTGCAGCCTCCTTTCCCTCTCACTCCAGCATAAAACTCTCTGCAGCCCTTCTGTGAGTGGAGTGGGGGCAGATCTGCTACTTTGTTCTGGTGCAGAGCTAAGGATTTGCCCCCAGAGCTGGGTCATGGTGGCAAAGGAACTGAGGGGAAggacagagtgaaacgacaaggTAGACGCTGTGGTAATGAGCACAGGAAGCTTTATTTTTCACACAGGCACAGGCACTGCCAGTCAGGCTGGTGCAGGGGTGGGGGTACTGTGAGACCCTGGCCATCAGACAGGCAGAGTCTTCTGGGGAGAGCTTGGAACCCTGGACAGGAATAGCCCCAGCTCAGCCTGTGAAAGCCAGAACAGGGTACCTGGGAAAGGACGTGTCAGGCTGGGGCTTTTCCTTGGTCTTTGAGATTCTTGTTTCCTCTAAAATCACTTGTCTCAGCATCAGGATCCAGGTCAGCAGCAGCCCCCAGAgctgtggccacagccggagccCCCAGACTGCTGACCGCTGCCACTGTCGCAGGAGTCGGAGCTCTGGCGCCGGCAGCGGTGGGACCTGCGGCGCCTGTGGTGGCTCAGTAAGCAGCCGCCCTCAGAGCTGGGACCACTGCAGCCCCCCGAGCTTGGAGCACAGCTGGAGGAGGCTGgaggcaggcactgtgctgggctctttGGGGGGCATTTGGGTGAGGGGCACTTGGGTGGGggctggcactgctgctggctcTGCTGGCAGG
The sequence above is drawn from the Cynocephalus volans isolate mCynVol1 chromosome 8, mCynVol1.pri, whole genome shotgun sequence genome and encodes:
- the LOC134383001 gene encoding late cornified envelope protein 3D-like; translation: MSCQQSQQQCQPPPKCPSPKCPPKSPAQCLPPASSSCAPSSGGCSGPSSEGGCLLSHHRRRRSHRCRRQSSDSCDSGSGQQSGGSGCGHSSGGCC